From a single Bacillus pumilus genomic region:
- a CDS encoding sigma-70 family RNA polymerase sigma factor, with protein MQDLLIEYKRALKNARKQYEPFKEKEEHQLSVQDKHDKKMIASMVSDLEYVVEWLQIGREPGARRGLDRRSVYQRTILANQEVLEALSHEYTLIQEKEREISERDKKRIDEALSVLTDREKDVFFMHTTQGLSFSEIAVMLDVKKGTVQKHMERARTKMSKKVQERLFEAAE; from the coding sequence ATGCAAGATTTACTCATTGAATATAAAAGAGCATTAAAGAATGCTAGAAAACAATATGAACCATTTAAAGAAAAAGAAGAACATCAGCTGTCCGTTCAAGACAAGCATGATAAAAAAATGATCGCCAGTATGGTGAGCGATCTAGAATACGTAGTAGAATGGCTTCAAATCGGAAGAGAGCCAGGTGCACGCAGAGGACTAGACAGACGTTCAGTCTATCAGCGTACCATCCTCGCAAATCAAGAAGTGTTAGAGGCTTTATCACATGAATATACCCTTATTCAAGAGAAAGAAAGAGAAATCAGTGAGAGAGACAAAAAACGAATTGACGAAGCCTTGTCCGTTTTAACCGATCGAGAAAAGGACGTATTCTTTATGCATACAACACAAGGATTATCGTTTAGCGAGATTGCGGTCATGCTGGATGTCAAAAAAGGAACTGTTCAAAAACATATGGAAAGAGCTCGGACAAAGATGTCCAAAAAAGTACAAGAACGCCTATTCGAAGCAGCTGAATAG
- a CDS encoding phage portal protein, with product MKQLKATIMKANMSDHTKQMYADEFSYEKDDIVPPPYNINELKSMAEYSTILQQCIDAYKTNILGFGFGVEYAFDFNGEGVKPSKKKAAEKEWTRLEEFTKYMNYDESADVILGYVLEDREKTGNGFLEVLRDGQGKPAGIEYLDALHIRICKLSEPVDVEFQYTENGELKTMNRKKRFRKYVQVINEKKVFFKEYGDPRILHCETGKYDDTTPEPLRATEVIHFKIGSGTYGIPRWIGNIVNMYGARKAEELNYLYFKQGRHVPGAIIVENGMLSESSYQQLQDYMDDIEGSDHAHKFLLLEVEGLPTEKGLTGEEDVSNVKVNFKSLAEILQEDALFLEYDEKTRNKIRSAFRLPPIYTGESQDYNKATADTARKTTEEQVFQPERHLITGKLNTLFLPDLDIWHVRFLLNGPDFRDPLEIAKVLTPFIQAGAVSPNDLRDLAGRIIGKTLEEWPEELYHRPLESRMKSAEEKTQPEPDPLTK from the coding sequence ATGAAACAGTTGAAAGCAACGATTATGAAGGCAAATATGTCTGATCATACAAAACAAATGTATGCAGATGAATTTTCTTATGAAAAAGATGACATTGTTCCACCGCCATACAACATCAATGAATTAAAAAGCATGGCAGAATATTCAACCATTCTTCAGCAATGTATTGATGCGTACAAAACGAATATTTTAGGCTTTGGGTTTGGGGTGGAATACGCCTTTGACTTTAATGGAGAAGGTGTAAAACCTTCAAAAAAGAAGGCCGCAGAAAAGGAATGGACAAGACTTGAAGAGTTTACGAAATATATGAACTATGACGAGTCTGCCGATGTGATTCTTGGCTATGTCCTTGAAGACCGAGAGAAAACGGGAAATGGTTTTTTAGAGGTGCTCCGAGATGGGCAAGGAAAGCCGGCAGGAATCGAGTATTTAGATGCACTCCATATCCGCATTTGCAAGCTTAGTGAACCAGTCGACGTCGAATTCCAGTACACAGAAAATGGCGAATTGAAGACCATGAATCGAAAGAAGCGATTCCGCAAATATGTGCAGGTGATCAACGAAAAGAAAGTATTCTTCAAGGAGTATGGTGATCCACGCATTTTACATTGTGAAACAGGCAAATACGATGACACTACACCAGAGCCGCTTCGCGCAACAGAAGTGATTCATTTTAAAATTGGCAGTGGAACGTATGGGATACCGCGCTGGATTGGGAACATCGTCAATATGTACGGAGCACGAAAGGCAGAAGAGCTGAACTACCTTTATTTTAAACAGGGACGTCATGTACCTGGTGCCATCATTGTCGAAAATGGCATGCTGTCAGAATCTTCTTATCAGCAGCTTCAAGATTATATGGACGATATTGAAGGATCTGATCATGCACATAAATTTCTATTACTTGAGGTTGAAGGTCTGCCGACAGAAAAAGGATTAACGGGAGAAGAAGATGTTTCAAATGTCAAAGTGAACTTTAAATCCCTAGCCGAGATCCTACAAGAAGATGCGCTCTTTTTAGAATACGATGAAAAGACAAGGAACAAAATCCGCTCTGCGTTTCGCCTGCCGCCAATTTACACAGGTGAATCTCAAGACTACAACAAAGCAACAGCAGATACGGCACGTAAAACAACAGAAGAGCAGGTATTTCAGCCCGAACGGCATCTTATCACAGGAAAACTCAATACTCTTTTCCTACCAGATCTTGATATTTGGCATGTCCGTTTTCTATTAAATGGTCCTGATTTTAGAGATCCATTAGAGATTGCGAAGGTACTGACGCCATTTATTCAGGCAGGGGCAGTGTCACCTAACGATTTGCGTGATCTAGCAGGACGAATTATTGGAAAAACGCTAGAGGAGTGGCCTGAAGAGCTGTATCACCGACCTTTAGAAAGCCGCATGAAATCAGCTGAAGAAAAGACTCAACCAGAGCCGGATCCGCTGACGAAATAA
- a CDS encoding HK97 gp10 family phage protein: protein MKIDGLDRLLSQLETACTGGLKAEYQDWLEDMGLELLDIIRDELIKENAVDTGRLLSSFTQGDKENHFLMSKGGLTLEVGTQLEYASYVNDGHATSSSGERRWVPGRWAGSRFEYDPNAKTGMMLASQWIDGNGYWDHAVMLYEQMFEQSLDRKLQSWFDRHFGR from the coding sequence ATGAAAATTGATGGACTTGACCGGCTGCTTTCACAGCTGGAAACAGCGTGTACAGGCGGCTTGAAAGCAGAATATCAAGATTGGCTAGAGGACATGGGGCTAGAGCTTTTGGACATCATTCGGGATGAGCTCATCAAGGAGAATGCTGTCGATACAGGCCGGCTTCTCAGCTCCTTTACACAAGGAGACAAGGAGAATCATTTTCTCATGTCAAAAGGTGGTCTCACGCTTGAAGTAGGAACGCAGCTTGAATATGCCTCCTATGTCAATGACGGACATGCTACTTCTTCAAGTGGAGAGCGAAGATGGGTGCCTGGCAGATGGGCTGGCAGCCGCTTTGAATATGATCCGAATGCAAAGACAGGGATGATGCTTGCCTCTCAATGGATAGATGGAAATGGCTACTGGGATCATGCTGTCATGCTCTATGAGCAAATGTTTGAACAGTCGCTGGATCGAAAGCTTCAAAGCTGGTTCGATCGACATTTTGGGAGGTGA
- a CDS encoding XtrA/YqaO family protein, which produces MNEPKQLFIQENQTFVGEMETGKIQVIVLDGNVGTAYKMDVPEHGKTIIQTAKGHFARVDHEIGFKIS; this is translated from the coding sequence ATGAACGAGCCAAAACAATTATTCATTCAAGAAAACCAGACATTCGTCGGTGAGATGGAAACAGGAAAAATTCAAGTCATCGTGTTAGATGGGAATGTCGGAACAGCTTATAAGATGGATGTACCTGAACATGGAAAAACCATTATTCAAACGGCAAAAGGTCATTTTGCAAGAGTAGATCACGAGATTGGTTTTAAAATCAGCTAG
- the terS gene encoding phage terminase small subunit — MKDKRLQAKQDYMKGMTYQQIADHYNVSIHTVKSWKRRYGWQRQKKPSKQAHSIFNQFLSDETIEIMEKMDGRSSLDLIWDQIQIQYAAIIRAQRIMYVSDQEDMIKELKKAAYMPSPLEETVEGIQPEPEISAEEYSFQFSWDRHATFLNAQSRAMGELRRLIKQFEELAHAKDERRLRLKQIELTIEKTKKAVREEKEEDLHIMIKRKEDNS; from the coding sequence ATGAAAGATAAACGATTGCAAGCCAAGCAGGATTATATGAAAGGGATGACGTACCAGCAAATTGCTGATCATTACAATGTCTCAATCCATACCGTCAAATCGTGGAAAAGGCGATACGGATGGCAAAGACAAAAAAAGCCGTCAAAGCAGGCACACTCGATTTTCAATCAATTTCTTTCAGATGAAACGATTGAAATCATGGAGAAAATGGATGGACGCTCATCACTTGATTTAATCTGGGATCAAATTCAAATTCAATATGCTGCCATTATTCGCGCGCAGCGAATCATGTATGTATCAGATCAAGAGGACATGATCAAAGAGCTGAAAAAAGCAGCATACATGCCTTCTCCATTAGAAGAAACAGTAGAGGGCATTCAGCCGGAACCAGAAATCAGCGCAGAAGAATATTCGTTTCAGTTTTCATGGGATCGGCATGCCACGTTTTTAAATGCTCAATCCCGTGCGATGGGAGAACTCAGACGTCTCATTAAACAGTTTGAGGAACTCGCACATGCGAAGGATGAACGAAGATTAAGACTGAAGCAAATTGAACTGACCATCGAAAAAACAAAAAAAGCAGTTCGCGAAGAAAAAGAGGAAGATCTTCACATCATGATCAAACGAAAAGAGGATAACTCATGA
- a CDS encoding putative holin-like toxin: MLLFGMFLLALLTYINKK; this comes from the coding sequence ATGCTTTTGTTCGGGATGTTTCTCCTTGCTTTGTTGACGTATATAAACAAAAAATAG
- the yqbG gene encoding protein YqbG — protein sequence MIISAEELQAYSVFERVKNRSVERLTADIIEAEAAVFQIVGHDFSNEKYQPLPEKARIALLKMAQYFAMLNDDESMMKGYTSEKMGDYSYAKAADQVKGKPYVYALLVDYIEPSFTGGSTKLKVRPL from the coding sequence ATGATCATTTCTGCTGAAGAACTGCAAGCCTATTCTGTATTTGAGCGTGTAAAAAATCGATCTGTAGAAAGACTGACAGCAGATATTATCGAAGCCGAAGCTGCGGTATTCCAGATCGTAGGTCATGATTTCTCAAACGAAAAATATCAGCCTCTCCCTGAAAAAGCAAGAATCGCATTATTAAAAATGGCCCAATATTTTGCCATGCTGAATGATGACGAATCTATGATGAAAGGCTATACGTCAGAAAAAATGGGCGATTATTCATATGCGAAGGCGGCTGATCAAGTGAAAGGCAAACCTTATGTATATGCCCTGCTTGTCGATTACATTGAACCATCATTCACTGGCGGCAGTACAAAATTAAAGGTGAGACCATTATGA
- a CDS encoding PBSX family phage terminase large subunit: MTPLVEKEVNPHFEEFLFDWNQKFQFLVGGYGSSKSYHIALKLILKLLEEKRTALVIREVYDTHRESTFSLLQEIVSDLGIDHVVTCRSSPLTLTFRNGSSILFKGLDKPEKLKSINNISIIWIEECSEVSYEGFKELLGRLRHPSLPLYMMLSTNPVGQDNWTYRHFFRDEQLKRFVLDDETLYKKRTVVIKDTYYHHSTAEDNLFLPKSYVKQLDELKEYDPDLYRIARKGYFGINGTKVFPQFEVRNHADVLEAIQQIDRPLKRAGMDFGFVESYNALIRLAVDHEKKYLYLYWEYYDRGKTDDETAVDLKEFIESKELIKADAAEPKTIHYFRQRGFQMVAAHKFQGSRLQYTKKIKRFKKIICSDACPYTIYELQSLTYKADKDGRLEEDAFQIDPHTLSAIWYALDDYEVTDLKQTASERVRPNRERRSIQ; the protein is encoded by the coding sequence ATGACGCCATTGGTTGAAAAAGAAGTCAATCCTCACTTTGAAGAATTTCTATTTGATTGGAATCAAAAGTTTCAATTTTTAGTAGGCGGCTATGGCTCCTCTAAAAGCTATCATATTGCGTTAAAGCTCATCTTAAAGCTGCTAGAAGAAAAACGGACTGCACTTGTCATTCGAGAAGTATATGATACGCACCGTGAATCAACATTTTCTCTCTTACAAGAAATCGTCAGCGATCTTGGCATCGATCATGTGGTGACGTGCCGCAGTTCGCCGCTTACCTTGACGTTTCGAAATGGCAGCAGCATTTTATTCAAAGGACTGGACAAGCCTGAGAAATTGAAATCAATCAACAACATCTCGATTATTTGGATTGAGGAGTGTTCCGAGGTTTCTTATGAAGGCTTTAAAGAGCTGCTTGGAAGGCTGCGGCATCCATCCTTACCGCTTTATATGATGCTATCGACCAATCCTGTTGGTCAAGACAATTGGACGTACAGACATTTCTTTCGAGATGAACAGCTGAAGCGATTTGTCCTTGATGACGAGACTTTATACAAAAAACGTACCGTGGTCATCAAGGATACGTACTACCATCACTCCACAGCGGAAGATAACTTATTTCTCCCTAAAAGCTATGTGAAGCAGCTGGATGAGCTGAAAGAATACGACCCAGACCTCTATCGCATTGCGAGAAAGGGATATTTCGGGATCAATGGCACAAAGGTTTTTCCTCAATTTGAAGTAAGAAATCATGCTGACGTATTGGAAGCAATTCAGCAGATTGACCGGCCGTTGAAACGTGCAGGCATGGATTTTGGCTTTGTTGAATCATACAATGCGCTCATCCGATTAGCCGTCGATCATGAAAAAAAGTACTTATATCTTTACTGGGAATATTACGACCGCGGAAAAACAGATGATGAAACAGCTGTTGACCTAAAAGAGTTCATTGAATCAAAGGAACTCATCAAAGCCGATGCAGCCGAACCTAAAACCATTCACTATTTTCGGCAGCGTGGATTTCAAATGGTGGCAGCACATAAGTTTCAAGGCTCACGTTTGCAGTATACAAAAAAGATCAAACGATTTAAGAAAATCATTTGCTCTGATGCTTGTCCGTATACAATCTACGAACTTCAATCACTGACCTATAAGGCAGATAAGGATGGACGTTTAGAGGAAGATGCATTTCAAATCGACCCGCACACATTATCAGCCATCTGGTATGCGCTGGATGATTATGAAGTGACAGATTTGAAACAGACGGCCTCGGAGCGTGTCCGTCCAAACAGAGAGAGGAGGTCCATACAATGA
- a CDS encoding phage tail tube protein has protein sequence MAFKAQNTISGKEGRLFLEGEELAFIKTFEANVEKNKSEVNVMGRRMTGHKTTGANGTGTATFYKVTSRFVQLMLNYVKKGEDPYFTLQAVIDDKSSGRGTERVTLFDVNFDSAKIAGLDVDSEALEEEVPFTFEDFDLPEKLKNSF, from the coding sequence ATGGCTTTTAAAGCGCAAAATACAATTTCAGGTAAAGAAGGTCGTCTTTTCTTAGAAGGTGAGGAGCTTGCCTTTATCAAAACGTTTGAAGCAAACGTGGAGAAAAACAAATCAGAAGTCAACGTCATGGGCCGAAGAATGACCGGTCATAAAACAACAGGGGCAAATGGAACAGGAACGGCCACATTCTATAAAGTCACGTCTCGTTTCGTTCAATTAATGCTCAATTATGTGAAAAAAGGGGAAGATCCTTATTTCACTCTTCAAGCAGTGATTGACGATAAATCATCAGGCCGAGGCACTGAGCGTGTGACATTATTTGATGTCAACTTTGATTCAGCTAAAATTGCTGGACTGGACGTCGATTCAGAGGCGCTAGAAGAAGAAGTTCCGTTTACGTTTGAGGACTTTGATCTTCCTGAAAAGCTGAAAAATTCTTTTTAA
- a CDS encoding phage tail terminator family protein — MNQEVGAIMHYIYTHFPVTMYDRLLPERFQVPSVYVPPVTVISGPDTVSTFMKSYSLQVKVFHMDSEKAHDAAEDIVDGLLADRQMIQMMSEDGKVLDEYVRIKRVETRMIDQGVAAIVLTWDSSYWYNRDKQASLEDINFSDGVIKREQD, encoded by the coding sequence ATGAATCAAGAAGTCGGGGCAATCATGCATTATATCTACACACACTTTCCTGTGACAATGTATGATCGTCTTTTGCCAGAACGTTTTCAAGTGCCATCCGTTTATGTACCGCCCGTAACAGTTATCAGCGGTCCAGATACGGTATCTACTTTTATGAAATCTTATTCACTGCAAGTGAAAGTGTTTCATATGGATTCAGAAAAAGCGCATGATGCGGCAGAAGACATTGTTGATGGATTGCTTGCTGATCGTCAAATGATTCAGATGATGAGTGAAGACGGAAAGGTGCTTGATGAGTATGTCCGCATAAAAAGAGTGGAAACAAGAATGATAGATCAAGGCGTAGCAGCGATTGTCCTGACGTGGGATAGCAGCTATTGGTACAACCGAGACAAACAGGCAAGCCTTGAAGATATCAACTTTTCAGATGGGGTGATCAAACGTGAGCAAGACTAA
- a CDS encoding YqbH/XkdH family protein, whose product MSYHSLLTDRCDLFHLEHQEASRGKFGIPADDLQMTLSYPDAPSLTDLACYVIEKNQSLVQEEPNTVIYQSYLVHFPLASDIRLHDKMVWNGVSLKLQQPKIVKNHHIEVMAVRKENL is encoded by the coding sequence ATGAGTTATCACTCTTTATTAACAGACCGCTGTGATCTTTTTCACCTTGAACATCAGGAAGCTTCCCGAGGAAAATTCGGGATTCCAGCTGATGACTTACAAATGACTCTTTCCTATCCCGATGCGCCCAGTCTGACAGATTTGGCTTGTTATGTCATAGAAAAGAATCAGTCACTTGTGCAAGAAGAACCGAATACAGTGATTTATCAGTCCTATCTTGTCCATTTCCCTTTAGCAAGTGATATTCGCCTGCATGACAAAATGGTGTGGAATGGCGTCTCACTTAAGTTACAGCAGCCCAAAATAGTGAAGAATCATCACATTGAAGTGATGGCAGTCAGGAAGGAAAATCTATGA
- a CDS encoding XkdF-like putative serine protease domain-containing protein produces the protein MPRELKNAKITHVSYVDKAANKKKFFLMKAKKKRPDFQKEVSVLTKAEDAHRLVYGVVYEPNTPDAHQDFMTEKEIERAAHGFMKDARHIDKQHDFQDGVGEVVESYIAPANVEIGGELIRKGSWVLVTKASQEIWEQIQKGHITGYSMAGTADIVPIEEQDQLLSQETNERGLFSLLKHFFLKEEGANMSQPFWNVLDHLLEILQSSDGDEADVRATLEQLIPMMQDILKTEDVLQAIGERPEAVQKEEAALTTDQIRELEKAKMAIENVLQQAEKQETDQTGEEPVQKVLEQVVAPIRHQLSSLEKSASREKAAMQQVLEQQLLPISERIHMLEKARGMSKQTIHDTQNDTTKPIWDGLL, from the coding sequence ATGCCAAGAGAACTAAAAAACGCTAAAATTACGCATGTTTCTTACGTGGACAAAGCAGCGAACAAGAAGAAATTCTTTTTGATGAAAGCAAAGAAAAAGCGGCCCGACTTTCAAAAGGAGGTCAGTGTCCTGACAAAGGCAGAAGATGCTCATCGCCTCGTGTACGGTGTCGTGTATGAACCAAATACGCCTGATGCACATCAAGACTTTATGACAGAAAAAGAAATTGAAAGAGCAGCCCACGGCTTTATGAAGGATGCCCGCCATATTGACAAGCAGCATGATTTTCAGGATGGTGTTGGCGAAGTGGTTGAATCATATATTGCTCCAGCAAATGTTGAAATAGGCGGGGAGCTGATTCGAAAAGGGTCTTGGGTGCTTGTGACAAAGGCTTCCCAAGAGATTTGGGAACAAATTCAGAAAGGCCACATAACAGGCTATTCAATGGCTGGAACGGCGGACATCGTCCCCATAGAAGAACAAGATCAGCTCCTATCTCAAGAAACGAATGAGAGAGGGCTTTTTTCTTTGTTGAAACATTTCTTTTTAAAAGAGGAAGGTGCAAACATGTCACAACCATTTTGGAACGTTTTAGACCATCTGCTGGAAATCTTACAGTCAAGTGATGGTGATGAGGCGGATGTAAGAGCAACATTGGAACAGCTTATTCCAATGATGCAGGACATTCTGAAGACAGAGGATGTGCTTCAAGCAATTGGTGAAAGGCCAGAAGCTGTACAAAAGGAAGAGGCCGCTTTGACGACAGATCAAATAAGAGAGCTAGAAAAAGCAAAAATGGCCATTGAAAACGTTTTACAGCAGGCTGAAAAGCAAGAAACAGATCAAACCGGGGAAGAACCTGTTCAAAAAGTGCTCGAGCAAGTCGTTGCACCGATTCGTCATCAGCTCTCTTCCTTAGAGAAATCAGCCAGCAGAGAAAAAGCAGCGATGCAGCAAGTGCTTGAGCAGCAGCTTTTGCCTATTTCAGAGCGAATTCACATGCTTGAAAAGGCGCGGGGCATGTCAAAACAAACAATCCATGATACACAAAACGACACGACAAAACCCATATGGGATGGCTTACTATAA
- a CDS encoding phage tail assembly chaperone, which translates to MSEKQTFDLSFFMPGQTVAAEEVKVPISKRFVDKKGNVIPFVFKAITTERIDELEKENTTFKNVKGRGRVKDLDSQRFYARIAIESTIYPDFRSKELREAYSTQDPVEVAKRVLSVGGEYANWLNKAIEINGFEDEIEDLEEAAKN; encoded by the coding sequence ATGAGCGAAAAACAAACATTTGATCTTTCATTCTTTATGCCAGGACAAACAGTAGCAGCAGAAGAGGTCAAAGTACCGATTTCTAAACGTTTTGTTGATAAAAAAGGGAATGTCATTCCTTTTGTCTTTAAAGCCATTACAACGGAACGCATTGATGAACTGGAAAAAGAAAACACAACCTTCAAAAATGTCAAAGGAAGAGGCCGTGTGAAAGACTTAGACAGTCAGCGCTTCTACGCACGAATTGCCATTGAATCAACGATTTATCCAGATTTCCGCTCAAAGGAGTTAAGAGAAGCCTACAGCACACAAGATCCAGTTGAAGTAGCAAAACGTGTCCTGTCAGTAGGCGGTGAATATGCGAACTGGTTAAACAAAGCCATCGAAATCAATGGATTCGAAGATGAAATTGAAGATTTAGAAGAAGCAGCAAAAAACTAA
- a CDS encoding phage major capsid protein: protein MRNQELIRKAEMTLASLKTGGLMNATQSNTFIRMMQNTPTVLNDARIIPMESDSQKIEKIGFGQRILRPAEEGQALDAKDRVVPATSTVQLNAKEVIAEIHMTYDSIENNIEKDGIQQTIMQMLAERAAVDIEELIVNGDTTSSDPFLAQMDGVRKQAVSHIVDAKGAEISRQMFKQAYKAMPSKYLRVPQDFRFYTSPSLEVEWKDQVANRQTSLGDAVIQGGLSSAFGVPVKGLANMQPYDEEGTDVSDILLTHPKNIIVGFSRNIRIEVEKDIRSRKFIIVLTAKLDSKFEEEDAVAKVMKVKE, encoded by the coding sequence ATGAGAAATCAAGAGTTGATTCGCAAGGCTGAAATGACACTTGCCAGCTTAAAAACCGGCGGTCTCATGAACGCAACCCAATCCAACACATTCATTAGAATGATGCAAAACACACCAACCGTTTTAAATGATGCACGCATCATTCCAATGGAAAGTGATTCACAAAAAATTGAAAAAATCGGCTTTGGCCAGCGTATTTTGCGCCCAGCAGAAGAAGGCCAAGCGCTTGATGCAAAAGACCGTGTTGTCCCAGCGACAAGCACTGTCCAGCTCAATGCAAAAGAGGTCATTGCAGAGATTCACATGACCTACGACAGCATTGAAAACAATATTGAAAAAGACGGAATTCAGCAGACAATTATGCAAATGCTGGCGGAACGAGCGGCAGTTGATATTGAAGAGCTCATCGTCAATGGGGATACGACTTCATCAGATCCGTTTCTAGCTCAAATGGATGGCGTGAGAAAACAAGCAGTATCTCATATTGTAGATGCAAAAGGAGCGGAAATTAGCCGCCAAATGTTTAAACAAGCCTATAAAGCGATGCCGTCAAAATATCTACGTGTACCTCAGGATTTCCGTTTCTACACATCCCCAAGTTTAGAGGTGGAGTGGAAGGATCAAGTAGCAAACCGTCAGACAAGTCTAGGAGATGCGGTCATTCAAGGCGGACTTTCTTCTGCATTCGGAGTGCCTGTCAAAGGTCTAGCCAATATGCAGCCCTATGATGAAGAAGGAACAGACGTATCAGATATTTTACTGACTCATCCTAAAAATATTATCGTAGGTTTTTCTCGCAATATTCGAATTGAAGTAGAAAAAGATATTCGCAGTCGTAAATTTATTATTGTTCTGACAGCGAAGCTAGACAGCAAATTTGAGGAAGAGGATGCTGTAGCAAAAGTGATGAAAGTGAAAGAGTAG
- a CDS encoding phage tail sheath family protein, which translates to MNGGTFTPGTEKKRPGIYFNFKTTAEQRITLGDRGTVALPLVMSWGEPKTFISVSNMEDLNKKVGLNIDDKSLLLFREAKKKAQTVLLYRLNEGEPAKAEIAENFVVTANYGGLKGNEITIQVAENVLDSTKRDVITYLGTDIVDKQVVTDVKDLVENKYVQFSGEGEAVITAGVALSGGKNGVASVADYTAFLEAAETEYFDVIALPIDNSEQLKATFASFIERLRDKQGRKVQGVVANYAADQEGIINVTSGVVLEDGTELTPAQTTAWVAGASAGANFNQSLTFVEYEGAVDTLERLDNDQVEYRLSQGEFLFTFDARDRTVSVEKDINSLTSFTAEKNQQLAKNKIIRVLDAINNDLTFELKNLIKLRKANGNDIPASDDGVQLVKTLITQYLTQLQDGSGITGFNSETDIVIGLNEDRDGFIIDLAVQPVDAAEKFYFNVEVK; encoded by the coding sequence ATGAACGGAGGCACATTTACACCAGGTACAGAGAAAAAGCGTCCTGGCATTTACTTTAATTTTAAAACAACAGCAGAGCAGCGTATTACTTTAGGTGATCGAGGTACGGTGGCACTTCCACTTGTGATGAGCTGGGGAGAACCAAAAACCTTTATTTCCGTTTCCAATATGGAAGATTTAAATAAAAAGGTTGGACTCAACATTGATGACAAGTCGCTTCTTCTTTTCCGTGAAGCAAAGAAAAAAGCGCAAACGGTCTTGCTATACCGCCTAAACGAAGGGGAGCCGGCGAAAGCGGAAATTGCAGAAAATTTTGTAGTCACAGCCAATTATGGCGGTCTAAAAGGAAATGAGATCACCATCCAAGTAGCAGAAAATGTACTCGACAGCACAAAGCGTGACGTCATCACCTATCTTGGAACAGACATTGTCGATAAGCAGGTTGTCACGGATGTCAAAGATCTTGTAGAAAACAAATATGTTCAATTTTCTGGTGAAGGTGAAGCAGTCATCACGGCTGGTGTGGCACTAAGCGGCGGGAAAAACGGTGTGGCAAGTGTCGCAGATTATACAGCCTTCCTAGAAGCAGCTGAAACGGAATACTTTGATGTCATTGCTCTCCCAATCGATAATAGTGAGCAATTAAAAGCCACATTTGCGTCCTTTATCGAGCGTTTACGTGATAAGCAAGGGCGTAAGGTGCAAGGAGTTGTGGCTAACTATGCAGCTGACCAAGAAGGCATCATCAATGTGACAAGCGGTGTTGTGCTGGAAGATGGAACAGAACTAACGCCTGCTCAAACAACAGCTTGGGTTGCAGGGGCGAGTGCAGGAGCAAACTTCAATCAGTCACTCACCTTTGTTGAATACGAAGGAGCAGTGGATACATTAGAACGCCTTGATAATGATCAAGTAGAATACCGATTATCACAAGGGGAGTTCCTCTTCACCTTTGATGCGAGAGATCGTACTGTGAGTGTTGAAAAAGATATTAACTCTTTGACAAGCTTCACAGCTGAAAAGAACCAGCAATTGGCGAAAAACAAAATCATTCGTGTGCTTGATGCAATTAACAATGATTTAACGTTTGAATTAAAAAATCTGATTAAATTACGTAAAGCCAATGGCAATGACATTCCAGCATCAGATGACGGTGTGCAGCTTGTGAAAACACTGATTACACAATATCTCACGCAGCTTCAAGATGGCAGCGGTATTACAGGCTTTAACTCAGAAACAGATATTGTGATTGGTCTCAATGAAGATCGTGATGGATTTATCATCGATTTAGCGGTTCAACCAGTAGATGCAGCAGAAAAATTCTATTTCAATGTGGAGGTGAAGTAA